A region of Streptomyces deccanensis DNA encodes the following proteins:
- a CDS encoding DUF6003 family protein, with the protein MTDDAYLFLLDDESVPLGVAPAAVEDLACMETPAVRAWLDAQGTTPTSARLRLLPPEETGSIPEGAERLPVPLSDEELSRVRHRLAPEPLARIEEELLAYRDSAEGRDGLIGRALAAGVPPHRIVELTGMDPDTVTAAASG; encoded by the coding sequence ATGACCGACGACGCCTATCTGTTCCTGCTCGACGACGAGTCCGTGCCGCTCGGCGTGGCCCCCGCCGCCGTCGAGGATCTCGCCTGCATGGAGACTCCCGCCGTGCGCGCGTGGCTGGACGCCCAGGGGACCACGCCGACCTCCGCGCGCCTGCGCCTGCTGCCGCCGGAGGAGACGGGGTCCATTCCCGAGGGGGCGGAACGGCTGCCCGTCCCGCTGAGCGACGAGGAACTGAGCCGGGTCCGCCACCGACTGGCGCCGGAGCCGCTCGCCCGGATCGAGGAGGAACTGCTCGCCTACCGCGACAGCGCGGAGGGCCGGGACGGCCTGATCGGCCGCGCCCTGGCCGCGGGCGTGCCGCCGCACCGCATCGTGGAACTGACGGGGATGGACCCCGACACGGTGACGGCCGCGGCGAGCGGCTGA
- a CDS encoding YihY/virulence factor BrkB family protein → MGTVVHVPQTRDMIGEELSGDEALTALRRYGGRRLLLDAFARFRYADGFSHSRSLAFQIVLGLVPFTIALVGVATTVHTESVGRIIELTVGRIVPGASASLVEDALDATARSAGSGFWNAVAMWLGLAFALLNLASAMGQVERGANRIYGVERDRPFLAKYGRALLLALAAGMPMVLGFLVLVAGDAVGAAVVEALNWSQGWLDWWGPLDVPLGVLLAWVASAVIFRWAPRRDQPGYTWLAFGSAVHLVLWVTATWLLALYVAKSGSFGAVYGPLTAFVALLLWANLTGVVLFLGIAFAAQLEAARAGITEAVRPDPGPGP, encoded by the coding sequence ATGGGGACCGTGGTCCACGTCCCGCAGACACGGGACATGATCGGTGAGGAACTGTCCGGCGACGAGGCGCTGACCGCGCTGAGGCGCTACGGGGGCCGCCGGCTGCTCCTCGACGCGTTCGCCCGGTTCCGCTACGCGGACGGCTTCTCGCACTCCCGTTCGCTCGCCTTCCAGATCGTGCTGGGCCTGGTGCCGTTCACCATCGCGCTGGTCGGCGTGGCCACCACCGTGCACACGGAGAGCGTGGGCCGGATCATCGAGCTGACCGTGGGCCGGATCGTGCCGGGCGCCAGCGCGAGTCTGGTCGAGGACGCGCTGGACGCCACCGCGCGCAGCGCCGGCTCCGGCTTCTGGAACGCCGTCGCCATGTGGCTGGGACTGGCCTTCGCCCTGCTCAACCTCGCCTCGGCGATGGGGCAGGTGGAGCGGGGCGCCAACCGCATCTACGGCGTCGAACGCGACCGGCCCTTCCTGGCCAAGTACGGGCGGGCGCTGCTCCTCGCCCTCGCGGCGGGCATGCCGATGGTGCTGGGATTCCTCGTGCTCGTCGCCGGGGACGCCGTGGGGGCCGCGGTGGTGGAGGCCCTCAACTGGTCACAGGGGTGGCTCGACTGGTGGGGCCCTCTCGACGTGCCGCTGGGCGTCCTGCTCGCCTGGGTCGCGTCGGCGGTGATCTTCCGCTGGGCCCCGCGCAGGGATCAACCGGGCTACACCTGGCTGGCGTTCGGCTCGGCGGTCCACCTGGTCCTGTGGGTCACGGCCACGTGGCTGCTGGCGCTCTACGTCGCGAAGAGCGGATCGTTCGGCGCCGTGTACGGACCGCTGACGGCGTTCGTCGCCCTCCTGCTGTGGGCCAACCTCACGGGTGTGGTGCTGTTCCTGGGCATCGCGTTCGCCGCCCAACTCGAAGCGGCCCGCGCCGGAATCACGGAGGCGGTACGCCCGGATCCGGGGCCGGGACCATGA
- a CDS encoding ATP-binding protein, with amino-acid sequence MRAGYALGGEDGCIADARHHALAFLDRAHADHRLVVSARVRDLTQLVVSELVTNARKYAPGPVLLELRVTADSVDIVVWDSDPTVPAARAADPDRVGQHGLEIVKAVTEDLFIEQEPVGKRITARIALADPPPPGSGR; translated from the coding sequence ATGCGGGCCGGATACGCCCTGGGTGGCGAGGACGGCTGCATCGCCGATGCCCGCCACCACGCCCTCGCCTTCCTCGACCGCGCCCACGCCGACCATCGACTGGTCGTCTCGGCACGGGTACGGGACCTCACGCAGCTGGTGGTCAGTGAACTGGTCACCAACGCCCGCAAGTACGCCCCCGGGCCCGTGCTCCTGGAACTGCGTGTCACCGCCGACAGCGTGGACATCGTCGTCTGGGACAGCGATCCCACGGTGCCCGCGGCCCGGGCCGCCGACCCCGACCGGGTCGGGCAGCACGGGCTGGAGATCGTCAAGGCCGTGACCGAGGATCTCTTCATCGAGCAGGAACCGGTCGGCAAGCGCATCACGGCACGCATCGCCCTGGCGGACCCGCCGCCCCCCGGCAGCGGCCGGTAG
- a CDS encoding DUF6480 family protein, with translation MTSPDPGPRRTPGADVHGGVPPGETPPGEGGTSGISHPEPPAPRTGWGSMSLVLMMVVVALIVVGLVGMAVVL, from the coding sequence ATGACGAGTCCTGATCCCGGCCCCCGGCGAACGCCCGGAGCCGACGTACACGGTGGGGTACCGCCCGGTGAGACACCACCCGGCGAAGGGGGGACCTCCGGGATCTCCCATCCGGAGCCGCCCGCACCACGCACGGGATGGGGCTCGATGTCCCTCGTGCTGATGATGGTGGTGGTGGCACTGATCGTGGTCGGCCTCGTCGGTATGGCCGTGGTCCTCTGA
- a CDS encoding CBS domain-containing protein — translation MTTHVSELMTSAPVTVEPQTSVATVARMMRDEDIGAVLVTEGERLRGLVSDRDLVVRTLAEGGDPDRTTVADACSDDLVTVGPDDDVSRAVELMREHSVRRMPVVDAEQHAVGIVSLGDLAIERDPESALGDISSTKPNK, via the coding sequence ATGACTACGCATGTCAGCGAGCTGATGACAAGCGCCCCGGTGACCGTCGAACCGCAGACGTCGGTGGCGACCGTGGCCCGGATGATGCGGGACGAGGACATCGGCGCCGTTCTGGTCACCGAGGGCGAGCGGCTGCGGGGGCTGGTCAGCGACCGCGACCTGGTGGTCCGCACGCTGGCCGAGGGCGGCGACCCGGACCGGACGACCGTGGCCGACGCGTGCAGCGACGACCTCGTCACGGTGGGCCCCGACGACGACGTCAGCCGAGCGGTGGAATTGATGCGCGAGCACTCGGTCCGTCGTATGCCGGTCGTCGACGCGGAGCAGCACGCGGTGGGCATCGTCTCCCTCGGGGACCTGGCCATCGAGCGCGACCCCGAGTCGGCCCTCGGCGACATCAGCTCCACCAAGCCCAACAAGTAG
- a CDS encoding HemK2/MTQ2 family protein methyltransferase, whose product MAALTLMSTSTLLFTPPGVYAPQWDTELLVRALCREDVDASTDVLDLGTGSGAVAVQAARLGARVTAVDISRLAVFTARVNALLARRRVRVRHGDLTTAVAGRAYDLVISNPPYVPSPADRVPRGGPARAWEAGRDGRVFVDRLCVAAPGMLRPGGVLLVVHSGLCGTDATLRGLEQGGLRASVVDRAEVPYGPVLRSRRPWLVRQGLIDETDSHEELVVIRAERP is encoded by the coding sequence ATGGCGGCGCTCACGCTGATGTCGACGTCGACGCTGTTGTTCACCCCGCCGGGTGTGTACGCCCCGCAGTGGGACACCGAACTGCTCGTGCGCGCCCTGTGCCGAGAGGACGTCGACGCGTCCACCGACGTACTCGACCTGGGGACCGGCAGCGGCGCCGTCGCCGTACAGGCGGCGCGTCTGGGCGCCCGGGTGACCGCCGTGGACATCTCGCGGCTCGCCGTGTTCACGGCACGGGTCAACGCGCTGCTCGCCCGTCGGCGGGTCCGTGTCCGGCACGGTGACCTCACCACGGCGGTCGCCGGACGCGCGTACGACCTGGTGATCAGCAATCCGCCGTACGTGCCCTCGCCCGCCGACCGGGTGCCGCGCGGCGGCCCGGCGCGGGCGTGGGAGGCGGGACGGGACGGCCGGGTGTTCGTGGACCGCCTCTGCGTGGCGGCACCCGGGATGCTGCGACCGGGCGGGGTGCTGCTGGTCGTCCACTCGGGCCTGTGCGGCACCGACGCCACACTGCGGGGGCTCGAGCAGGGCGGACTGCGCGCCTCGGTCGTCGACCGGGCCGAGGTGCCCTACGGCCCGGTACTGCGCTCCCGCCGCCCCTGGCTCGTCCGCCAGGGCCTGATCGACGAGACCGACAGCCACGAGGAACTGGTCGTCATCCGCGCCGAACGCCCGTGA
- a CDS encoding type III effector protein, translating to MTTTPQPASDSGGLTPTSFLAAAAALDTIHEALHTARTPRDGERPEPEATSSEQALAALLSLREARDQLAEWEAGLIEAAREAGASWADLAQPLGVSSRQAAERRYLRVRPGRPGSTGEQRVQATRDRRAADRTVTSWARANAADLRGLAGRIAALTDLPAAARTPVVELTAALANDDAAALIAPLADTHSYLTPGHPEIAAQVDDITRHTTNLRRTSTDHRQNRA from the coding sequence ATGACCACCACTCCTCAGCCCGCCTCCGACTCCGGCGGTCTCACCCCCACGTCCTTCCTCGCGGCCGCCGCCGCGCTGGACACGATCCACGAGGCCCTGCACACCGCCCGGACGCCCCGGGACGGGGAGCGGCCCGAGCCCGAAGCGACCAGCTCGGAGCAGGCGCTCGCCGCGCTCCTGTCGCTCCGCGAGGCGCGCGATCAGCTCGCCGAGTGGGAGGCGGGTCTCATCGAGGCCGCCCGGGAGGCGGGCGCGAGCTGGGCCGACCTCGCGCAGCCCCTGGGGGTCTCCAGTCGCCAGGCCGCCGAGCGCCGCTATCTGCGGGTACGCCCCGGGCGGCCCGGATCCACCGGCGAGCAGCGCGTACAGGCCACCCGCGACCGCCGCGCCGCCGACCGGACCGTGACCAGCTGGGCCCGCGCCAACGCCGCGGACCTGCGCGGGCTCGCCGGTCGGATCGCCGCGCTCACCGACCTCCCCGCCGCCGCCCGCACCCCCGTCGTCGAACTCACCGCCGCCCTCGCGAACGACGACGCCGCCGCCCTCATCGCCCCCCTGGCGGACACGCACTCGTACCTGACCCCCGGCCACCCCGAGATCGCGGCCCAGGTCGACGACATCACCCGCCACACCACCAACCTCCGCCGCACCAGCACCGACCACCGCCAGAACAGGGCGTGA
- a CDS encoding Hsp20/alpha crystallin family protein, whose translation MLMRTDPFRELDRLTQQLLNTTGTWSRPSAMPMDAYREGEEYVIALDLPGVSPDAIDVDVERNMLTVKAERRPVAKADDVQMELSERPLGVFSRQVVLADTLDTEHIKADYDAGVLTLRIPIAERAKPRKVAIGGGTAHREIRG comes from the coding sequence ATGTTGATGCGCACCGATCCGTTCCGTGAGCTGGACCGCCTCACCCAGCAGCTCCTGAACACGACCGGCACCTGGTCACGCCCGTCGGCGATGCCGATGGACGCCTACCGCGAGGGCGAGGAGTACGTGATCGCCCTCGACCTGCCCGGTGTGTCCCCGGACGCGATCGATGTCGACGTCGAGCGGAACATGCTCACCGTCAAGGCCGAGCGGCGCCCCGTCGCCAAGGCGGACGACGTGCAGATGGAGCTCTCCGAGCGGCCCCTGGGTGTCTTCTCCCGCCAGGTCGTGCTGGCCGACACCCTGGACACCGAGCACATCAAGGCGGACTACGACGCGGGTGTGCTGACCCTGCGGATCCCGATCGCCGAGCGCGCCAAGCCCCGCAAGGTCGCCATCGGCGGCGGCACCGCCCACCGGGAGATCCGCGGCTGA
- a CDS encoding DUF2267 domain-containing protein, with translation MFSLQEPCRHTVGMTFEQMLERVRYEGAYPTRARAEEAVRSVLTAFGRRLTGDERVELAARLPHEAARCFTAEIPDPEPVTGWGFVKDLASRTGGTAATTRWDTGTVLRIVAQLAGDDLLDRVLAQLPPGYALLFGRAELTQTPTAHLVGAGAPTGTTTL, from the coding sequence ATGTTCTCCCTGCAAGAGCCGTGCCGGCACACCGTGGGCATGACGTTCGAGCAGATGCTGGAAAGAGTGCGCTACGAGGGCGCCTACCCCACCCGCGCACGGGCCGAGGAGGCCGTGCGTTCCGTACTGACCGCCTTCGGTCGCCGGCTCACCGGTGACGAGCGCGTCGAACTCGCGGCCAGACTTCCCCACGAGGCCGCTCGCTGCTTCACGGCGGAGATCCCCGACCCCGAACCGGTCACCGGCTGGGGCTTCGTCAAGGACCTGGCGTCCCGCACCGGCGGTACGGCGGCCACGACCCGCTGGGACACCGGGACCGTCCTGCGGATCGTCGCGCAACTCGCGGGCGACGACCTCCTCGACCGCGTCCTCGCCCAACTCCCGCCCGGCTACGCCCTGCTGTTCGGCCGAGCCGAACTCACCCAGACGCCCACGGCTCACCTGGTGGGCGCGGGAGCCCCCACCGGCACGACGACTCTCTGA
- a CDS encoding GNAT family N-acetyltransferase: MTVREDPELSQLTCPDEVTGDLRQEIVDCWGEVANAGGAVLATEFPPLPVSARDVAPVVDGLVRRLHPEHGRLLVATVGGSLAGWLILRREQHPLSLHCGTVNHVQTRPRHRGRGVGVALMRRAHDIARDEMGLERLTLSTRGGVGLEDFYRRIGWVEVGRWPGALRIAPGDDRDAILMSLTL; encoded by the coding sequence ATGACGGTGCGCGAAGATCCCGAGTTGTCGCAGCTGACCTGTCCCGACGAGGTCACCGGTGATCTCCGACAGGAGATCGTCGACTGTTGGGGAGAAGTCGCCAACGCGGGCGGCGCGGTGCTCGCCACCGAGTTCCCGCCGCTGCCGGTGAGCGCACGGGACGTCGCCCCCGTGGTCGACGGGCTCGTCCGCCGACTGCACCCGGAGCACGGCAGGCTGCTCGTCGCGACCGTCGGCGGTTCGCTCGCGGGCTGGCTGATCCTGCGCCGGGAGCAGCACCCACTGAGCCTGCACTGCGGCACGGTCAACCACGTCCAGACCCGCCCCCGCCACCGCGGCCGGGGCGTCGGCGTCGCGCTGATGCGGCGCGCCCATGACATCGCGCGGGACGAGATGGGTCTGGAGCGGCTGACGCTCTCCACCCGGGGCGGCGTCGGGCTGGAGGACTTCTACCGCAGGATCGGCTGGGTGGAGGTCGGTCGCTGGCCCGGCGCGCTGCGCATCGCGCCGGGCGACGACCGGGACGCCATCCTGATGAGCCTCACCCTCTGA
- a CDS encoding Y4yA family PLP-dependent enzyme has product MSDDPLYLEPRLAPPTAALLESAPLLHTLVDALGSPLNIVLPDGIAENVRRFRSVFDRHHLGGRIFFAHKANRSSSLVRRLTTTDAALDVASLRELQHALGSGFTGDRIMATGPKDPEFLWLTARCGAVLNVDGPEELRQAADLVRTHELPPLRVLLRLSGFEATGAARLSRRSRFGTPVKSLHQLLDVLDRHRRVLEPIGVGYHLDTTGLDEKAAALDGCLRAMEELRIRGFHPRVIDVGGGFGIDYLAHAAQWERYTSELTGAVMGSRPPLTWGGHGYGLRAENGTLRGALSLYPAHRPVAGAAYLDALLSHPSPTLGRPLGVLLLESLYDLYAEPGRALVDQCGLTLGRVLEVRPADTGPHLVRLAMNAGDVGLEAHGVLLDPLVLPRDTTSPTGAVAVHLMGNLCLEADLITRRTVHLPRLPRPGDLLAFVNTAGYCMDFGATHAQQQPVARKVAVHRQDGQWRWCLDEEYWPLGRTGGSQP; this is encoded by the coding sequence ATGAGCGACGACCCGTTGTACCTGGAGCCACGGCTGGCACCGCCCACAGCGGCGCTCCTGGAGTCGGCTCCGCTCCTCCACACCCTCGTGGACGCGCTCGGCTCACCCCTCAACATCGTCCTGCCGGACGGGATCGCCGAGAACGTGCGGCGGTTCCGTTCCGTCTTCGACCGCCACCATCTCGGCGGGCGGATCTTCTTCGCCCACAAGGCCAACCGGTCCAGCTCCCTCGTCCGCCGGCTCACCACGACGGACGCCGCCCTGGACGTCGCCTCGCTCCGTGAACTCCAGCACGCGCTCGGGTCCGGCTTCACCGGCGACCGGATCATGGCGACGGGCCCCAAGGACCCGGAATTCCTCTGGCTCACCGCACGCTGCGGGGCCGTCCTCAACGTCGACGGCCCCGAGGAACTGCGACAGGCCGCCGACCTCGTCCGCACCCACGAACTGCCGCCGCTGCGCGTGCTGTTACGCCTCTCCGGGTTCGAGGCGACAGGCGCCGCACGGCTCTCGCGCCGAAGCCGCTTCGGCACCCCGGTGAAATCCCTGCACCAGTTGCTCGACGTCCTCGACCGCCACCGGCGGGTCCTGGAGCCGATCGGCGTCGGCTACCACCTCGACACCACCGGCCTCGACGAGAAGGCCGCCGCGCTCGACGGATGCCTGCGAGCCATGGAGGAGCTGCGGATCCGTGGTTTCCACCCGCGTGTCATCGACGTCGGCGGCGGCTTCGGCATCGACTACCTGGCGCACGCGGCCCAGTGGGAGCGCTACACCAGCGAACTCACCGGCGCCGTCATGGGCAGCCGCCCACCCCTGACCTGGGGCGGCCACGGCTACGGCCTACGGGCCGAGAACGGCACCCTCAGGGGCGCGCTGAGCCTCTACCCCGCCCATCGCCCCGTCGCCGGGGCCGCGTACCTCGACGCACTTCTCTCGCACCCGTCACCGACCCTGGGGCGCCCGCTGGGCGTCCTGCTGCTGGAGAGCCTGTACGACCTCTACGCCGAACCCGGCCGCGCCCTGGTCGACCAGTGCGGCCTCACCCTCGGCAGGGTCCTGGAGGTCCGGCCCGCGGACACCGGGCCGCATCTGGTGCGCCTCGCGATGAACGCGGGGGACGTCGGCCTGGAGGCCCACGGAGTGCTGCTTGACCCCCTGGTCCTGCCCCGCGACACGACCTCCCCCACGGGCGCCGTCGCCGTCCACCTCATGGGAAACCTCTGTCTGGAGGCGGATCTGATCACCCGTCGCACCGTCCACCTGCCCCGGCTCCCGCGCCCCGGCGACCTCCTCGCCTTCGTCAACACGGCGGGCTACTGCATGGACTTCGGCGCCACCCACGCCCAACAGCAGCCCGTCGCACGGAAGGTGGCCGTCCACCGGCAGGACGGACAGTGGCGGTGGTGTCTGGACGAGGAGTACTGGCCGCTCGGCCGCACGGGGGGTTCGCAGCCATGA
- a CDS encoding pyridoxal-phosphate dependent enzyme → MRYDTITDAIGDTPLVRIDPAVHGLRNIDLYAKLEMLNPFGSLKDRAAWSMTRHDITGAKERGETIVELSSGNTAKALALIAGLHGLPFKSVTNRMRVPEIKDLLLLLGAEIEELPGQTECLDPTDTEDPLTLFHQRLNRPGGAHLHTDQYFNALNTEAHATGTGPEIIADLDGRAPDYFIACVGTAGSSTGVARALRAHDPAVRVVGLVGRKGDFIPGIRTVDEVQEVGIFDPATYDTLESVSADEAIDGMLTLLRRCALLAGPTGGAAYHGAVRHLAAVDAELTQRKTAVFIVCDRAESYLGYVRQRRPDLLGRPPARNAATAPTDSEIRSVKVVDVDEAQKWIAEQRPLVIDLRGPFAYAALHIDGSVNIVDELFEELVRGGLPFSKRQPVLLACPVGEKSARYAALLTRMGHPDVRSLAGGVIAWRDAGAPLVRD, encoded by the coding sequence ATGAGGTACGACACCATCACCGACGCCATCGGCGACACACCGCTGGTCCGTATCGACCCGGCCGTCCACGGCCTGCGCAACATCGACCTCTACGCCAAGCTGGAGATGCTCAATCCCTTCGGGTCGCTCAAGGACCGGGCCGCGTGGAGCATGACCCGGCACGACATCACCGGAGCCAAGGAGCGCGGCGAGACGATCGTGGAGCTGTCCAGCGGCAACACCGCCAAGGCCCTGGCCCTCATCGCCGGGCTGCACGGACTGCCGTTCAAGAGCGTCACCAACCGGATGCGTGTCCCCGAGATCAAGGACCTGCTCCTGCTGCTCGGCGCCGAGATCGAGGAACTCCCCGGCCAGACCGAATGCCTCGACCCGACCGACACCGAGGACCCCCTGACCCTCTTCCACCAGCGGCTGAACCGCCCGGGCGGCGCCCACCTGCACACCGACCAGTACTTCAACGCCCTCAACACCGAGGCCCACGCCACGGGAACGGGCCCGGAGATCATCGCCGACCTGGACGGCCGCGCCCCCGACTATTTCATCGCCTGCGTGGGCACCGCCGGATCGTCCACCGGCGTCGCCAGGGCGCTGCGCGCGCACGACCCGGCGGTGCGCGTCGTCGGACTGGTCGGCCGGAAAGGGGACTTCATCCCCGGCATCCGTACCGTCGACGAGGTGCAGGAGGTCGGCATCTTCGACCCGGCCACCTACGACACGCTGGAATCGGTGAGCGCCGACGAGGCCATCGACGGGATGCTCACCCTGCTCCGCCGCTGCGCCCTGCTCGCCGGCCCGACCGGCGGGGCGGCCTACCACGGTGCCGTCCGTCATCTGGCCGCCGTGGACGCCGAGTTGACGCAGCGCAAGACAGCCGTCTTCATCGTCTGCGACCGGGCGGAGAGTTACCTCGGCTACGTCCGGCAGCGCCGCCCGGACCTGCTGGGCCGTCCTCCGGCGAGGAACGCGGCCACGGCCCCGACCGACAGCGAGATCCGTTCGGTGAAGGTCGTCGACGTCGACGAGGCCCAGAAGTGGATCGCCGAGCAGCGCCCCCTCGTGATCGACCTGCGCGGCCCGTTCGCGTACGCGGCGCTCCACATCGACGGCTCGGTGAACATCGTCGACGAACTCTTCGAGGAACTCGTGCGGGGCGGGCTGCCGTTCAGCAAGCGGCAGCCCGTACTGCTCGCCTGCCCGGTCGGCGAGAAGTCGGCCCGGTACGCGGCCCTGCTCACCCGGATGGGCCACCCCGACGTGCGCAGTCTGGCCGGCGGCGTCATCGCCTGGCGGGACGCGGGCGCACCCCTGGTGCGTGACTGA
- a CDS encoding aminotransferase class V-fold PLP-dependent enzyme — MTDPATELAELAAWQRPLRAQFPIIAAHPDLAYLDSAATSQKPRRVLDAVQTYLTTTNANAGRGSYPWANTTTALVEGTRERIKEFLGDPDPDRSSVHFTSGTTAGLRTIALDWLPALLTDGDEIVVPHADHQANLSPWLEAAELLAGQGVRVRVRPLPYQAGSGDYDPRALAALVGPRTRFVAATHVHHVYGVDMNVHRLRQVVGPEVPICLDAAQSVGHVPVSMAELDVDFVVFSGHKTMALPGSGAVWARGRRGPALRPGGWSGTPNTVGVAGLAAALDWLAAAGPDRIERWTVALTSLLTDGLSRMDAYEVLGCRTSLRADTEVQRRRSLVTFRHREIGSQDLGFILFSRGFMVRTDGHCQAGRDAEDGSVRVSLHVHNTPEEIQELLTTLATLQ; from the coding sequence ATGACCGATCCCGCCACGGAGCTGGCGGAACTGGCGGCGTGGCAGCGGCCGTTGCGCGCCCAGTTCCCGATCATCGCCGCGCACCCCGACCTGGCCTACCTGGACAGCGCGGCCACCAGCCAGAAACCGCGGCGCGTCCTGGACGCCGTACAGACGTATCTGACCACGACCAACGCCAACGCGGGCCGGGGGTCCTATCCCTGGGCCAACACCACCACCGCGCTGGTGGAGGGCACCCGGGAGCGGATCAAGGAGTTCCTCGGGGACCCCGACCCGGACCGGTCGTCGGTGCACTTCACCAGCGGGACCACGGCGGGGCTGCGCACGATCGCCCTGGACTGGCTGCCCGCCCTCCTCACCGACGGGGACGAGATCGTCGTCCCGCACGCCGACCACCAGGCCAACCTGTCGCCGTGGCTGGAGGCCGCGGAGCTGCTGGCCGGACAGGGCGTACGCGTCCGCGTCCGGCCGCTGCCGTACCAGGCCGGATCCGGCGACTACGATCCGCGAGCGCTCGCCGCGCTCGTCGGCCCCCGTACCCGCTTCGTGGCCGCCACCCACGTCCACCACGTCTACGGCGTCGACATGAACGTGCACCGGCTCCGGCAGGTCGTCGGGCCGGAGGTGCCGATCTGTCTGGACGCCGCGCAGAGCGTCGGGCACGTGCCGGTCTCGATGGCCGAACTCGACGTCGACTTCGTGGTGTTCTCCGGCCACAAGACGATGGCCCTGCCCGGTTCCGGCGCGGTCTGGGCACGGGGCCGGCGCGGACCGGCCCTCCGGCCCGGCGGCTGGAGCGGTACACCCAACACGGTCGGTGTCGCCGGGCTGGCGGCGGCGCTCGACTGGCTGGCCGCCGCCGGGCCGGACCGGATCGAACGCTGGACCGTGGCGCTGACCTCCCTGCTGACCGACGGGCTGTCCCGGATGGACGCCTACGAGGTGCTCGGCTGCCGGACGAGCCTCCGGGCCGACACCGAGGTGCAGCGGCGCCGCAGTCTCGTCACCTTCCGGCACCGCGAGATCGGCTCGCAGGACCTCGGCTTCATCCTCTTCAGCCGGGGGTTCATGGTGCGCACCGACGGCCACTGCCAGGCGGGCCGCGACGCGGAGGACGGCTCGGTACGGGTGAGCCTGCACGTGCACAACACCCCTGAAGAGATCCAAGAACTGCTCACCACCCTCGCCACTCTGCAATGA
- a CDS encoding class I SAM-dependent methyltransferase: MGLSTTTAARWVERWERQQQLYAVDREERFEVIADLVELVTRDRAAPLVLDLGSGPGCLAARLAARLPTADVLAVDADPLLLELGSAHYGPALRYVRTVIGEPGWLDALALERPVDAVVSTTALHYLGTETLRGVYRDLAGLLRPGGILINGDHISPDSTKVSELAIDIGRRRSERTAVPLVEDWDSWWAGAAADPELARLLSHRADTGRPRCEGNDLTLSGHVALLRDAGFDHVGPVWQVGPSHVLAALR, translated from the coding sequence ATGGGTCTGAGTACGACGACAGCGGCGCGATGGGTGGAGCGCTGGGAACGCCAGCAGCAGTTGTACGCGGTCGACCGCGAGGAGAGGTTCGAGGTCATCGCGGATCTGGTCGAGCTAGTGACACGCGACCGTGCCGCGCCGCTCGTCCTCGATCTGGGCAGCGGCCCGGGCTGCCTGGCGGCGCGCCTCGCCGCCCGCCTGCCGACGGCCGACGTGCTCGCCGTCGACGCGGACCCGCTTCTCCTGGAACTGGGCAGCGCCCACTACGGCCCCGCCCTGCGCTATGTCCGCACCGTGATCGGTGAACCCGGCTGGCTCGACGCGCTCGCCCTGGAGCGCCCCGTCGACGCGGTGGTGTCGACCACCGCGCTGCACTACCTCGGCACGGAGACCCTGCGGGGCGTCTACCGGGACCTCGCCGGGCTGCTGCGGCCCGGCGGCATCCTGATCAACGGCGACCACATCAGCCCGGACTCCACGAAGGTGTCCGAGCTGGCGATCGACATCGGCCGCCGCCGCAGCGAACGCACCGCCGTGCCGCTCGTCGAGGACTGGGACTCCTGGTGGGCCGGCGCCGCCGCCGACCCGGAACTCGCCCGGCTCCTCTCGCACCGCGCGGACACCGGACGCCCCCGCTGCGAGGGCAACGATCTGACCCTCTCCGGCCATGTCGCCCTGCTGCGCGACGCGGGGTTCGACCACGTCGGCCCGGTCTGGCAGGTGGGCCCCAGCCACGTCCTGGCGGCCCTGCGCTGA